DNA from Algisphaera agarilytica:
CGGCGAACCGCTCGTCGAACTCGACGCCGACAACCCCATGGTCCCCGCGTCGAACATGAAGCTCATCACCACCGCCGCGGCGCTCACCCGCCTCGGCCCCGACTTCAAGTTCAGCACCCGGCTCTCGCTCATTCCCCCCACCGAAACCGAAGCCCCCGCCAGCGCCTCGGCCCGCGACCTCGCCAAAACCGCCACGCTCCCCTCGCTGCTCATCCGCGGTGAGGGCGACCCCGCGTTCGGCGACCCCGTGCTGCTCGCCCAGGCCGGCTTCGAAGTCGACGACCTGATCGACATCTGGATCAAGGCCATCGTCGACACCGGCCACACCCGCTTCGATCAGCTCCTGCTCGACGACCTGATCTTCGACGCCGTCCGCGTCCACCCCGATTGGCCCGCCGACCAGCTCCACTACTACTACTGTGCCCAGATCGGCGCGATCAACTTCCACGAAAACGTCATGGCCGTGCTGCCCGTGCCGTCCGACGCGGTCGGCCAATCGCCCATCGTCCAGCTCTTCCCCTACTACACCGGGCTCCCCACCCAGAACCGCGCGACCACCGGCAACGTCGACGACTTCCGCATCCAACGCCCCAACGGCACCAACCGCTTCGTCTTCCTCGGCAGCGTCCGCAACCGCCGGTCCGAGCCCTACCGCGTCACCGTCGACGACCCCGCGATGTTCCTGGGCAAGTTCCTGCAGTACAAACTCAAGCAAGTCGGCATCCGCGTGAACCGCGTCGTCCGCGTCAAGCCCAGCGACCGCGTCCCCGAACAAGACACCGAGATCCTCCACCAGCTCAACACCACGCTGGCCGGCGTGATCGACCGCACCAACCAGGACTCGCAGAACATGTTTGCCGAGGCCTTGCTCAAACGCATGGGCCACGAACTCACCGGCGAGCCCGGGAGCTTCCGCAACGGCGCCTCGGCCGTCCGCCTCTACCTCCGCGACAAACTCGCGTCCCGCGTCGGGCTCACCGCGGTCCGCGTCTCCGACGGCTCGGGCCTCTCGCCCAACAACCGCGCCACCGCCCGTGTCCTGGTCGAAGTTCTCAGCGCGATGCGCCAAGACGACACGCTCGGCCCGATCTTCGCCGCGTCGCTGTCCCACGCCGGGCACAACGGTACGCTCCGCCAACGCCTCCGCGACCTCCGCGCCGATGTCTACGGCAAGTCCGGCTACCTCGGGGCCTCGGCCAACTACGCCTCGACCCTCTCGGGCTACATCGTCCGGCCCGACGGCCGAACCTACGCCTTCGCCATGCTCTTCAACGGCTTCCAGCCGCCCATCACCAGCACCCGCATCAAACAGGTCCAGGACCAGATCCTGACCAAGATCGACGAGTCGATCTCACGCGTCCGCAACTAACCGCGCGTTTAGCGGGCGACGCGAAGCGTCCCGCGCAAACAATCCCAAATTGCCAAAGAGCGAACCCGTGTCCCCCGCACCACCCGCTGCCGTGGCCGGCGTGGGGTGGGTGGGTGGGATTCAGTTGAACCGCGAAGACGCGAAGGACGCGAAGGCAAACCATTAGTTTGAATTCAATCTCATCTGCCTTGCTTCGCGCTCTTCGCGCCTTCGCGGTTCAACCTTTCCCCGAACACGGACCCTCGACCAACGACGACGGGTTCCGACCTTGAGCGATCCCGGCAAGGTGGTGAGCTCAAGCGTCGCCACGCACCCGACGTGTGCGTCAGCCCGGTTCCACGGGTATGGGCGTGCTTGGTGCCTTGCCTGTGCGGCCTTCACGCCTTGAGTGCCACCGTGGTCCGACATTGGGGGACAGAACGGGTCAGGTGTGCGCACGGACAAGTCGCTAATTTCACGGAAGTGAGTACTGACAAGGAGTAAGAATTTTTCTGCGTTGATGATTTTCTGGGTTGCGGCCCGACCGACCGTGCGCACACGAGTGACGCTGCCTTGGCCCCCTCTCCCCCCGGGAGAGGGTTGGGGTGAGGGCACCCGCCATGAACCTGGCCACACCCTGCGCACGAGAACTTCAACCCGCCCTCACCCCGGCCCTCTCCCGGAGGGAGAGGGGGCAAGACTGATCCGTAGCGTTATTCGCAGGGCTACAATCGCGGTGTCCCTTCGGTTCCATCCCCTCCACGAAAGCCTCCCATGAATTACCGCGTCCTCGGCCGCACCGGCGTCAAAGTCCACCCGCTCTGCCTCGGCACCATGAACTTCGGCAGCTTCACCCCGCCCGAAGACGCCCACGCCATCCTCAACGCCTACACCGAAGGCGGCGGCAACTTTGTCGACACCGCCAACGTCTACAACAACGGCCAAAGCGAATCCATCATCGGCGACTGGATGGCGAACGAAAACAACCGTGACGAATTCGTCCTCTCCACCAAAGTCCACGGCAAGCGCGGCGAGAACATCAACCAACAAGGCAACCACCGCTGGCACATCGTCCGCGAAGTCGAAGAATCGCTGAAGCGTCTGAAGACCGACCGCATCGACCTGTACCACATCCACCGCCCCGACCCCGACACGCCGATTGATCAGACGCTGCGAGCGCTCGACGATCTGGTCCGCTCGGGCAAGGTGCTGTACCTGGCGAGTTCGACCTTCCCCGCCTGGGAGTTGGCCGAGGCCCACTTCATCGCCAAGGAGCTCGGCACCGCGCGCTTCGACGTCGAGCAACCCCCGCTGAACATCATCGACCGGCGGATCGAAAAGGAAGTCCTGCCGTTCTGCCAGCGCTACGACGTGGCGACGATCACCTGGGCCCCGCTGGCGCGTGGCCGCTTGGCCGGCAAGTACACCCGCGGCGGCCGATCGATCCCCGACGGCTCGTACTACCAGAGCCGCGGCAAGGACGACTTCCCGCCCAGCCAATGGCCGGTCATGGAGGGCGTCGACAAATTGGCAGACGAGCGCGGCTGCACCAGCAGCCAGTTCTCCATCGCCTGGTGCTTGTCGGTCCCCGGCGTCACCTGCCCCATCCTTGGCCCCCGCACCGTCGAACAACTCCAAGACAACATGGGCGCCGCCGACATCGAACTCACCCAAGCCGAGCGCGACGCCGTCGACAACCTCGTCCCCCCCGGCGAACTCTGCCGCGACGCGGGACTCGGTGCGGTGCCGCGGTAAACCGTGAACGTGAACGAGAACCGGCAATACATCAGCAATTTGAATTATTGATCGTGGTCTCCTTGAATCCGACGAGCCGCCCGCTGCGAATCCATTGATGAACTTCGGGAAGAGCCAAACCTTGGCTGCGGGCTGACGAATCACTCAAGACGAGACCCTATAAATGATCACCTATCGACAATCGTTTGCGAGTTTGACTTGGGCGCTTGGGGTTATGTTTGGAATGGGTGTGCCTGCCCACGCCGAAGACTCGGCATCCGAGACCGAGGCTGCCGCGGTGTTCCTCTTAACCGACTATACCGATCCCCAGAGCAACGACCGATGGGCCGTGGTGAACGACAACGTGATGGGCGGACGGTCCGAGGGCGATGTGTCGTTCGACGCCGATGAGCCCGGCGTCATGGTCATGACCGGCGACATCAACACCAACGGCGGCGGATTCACTTCCGTGCGGATGAATCTTGATGCTGAACTCTTCGCGTCGGAGGCTGGGGCTGCGGTGTTGGATGATCTGCAGGCCGTCCGACTGCGGGTCCGCGGCGATGCGGCTTCGCTGGGCAGACCTTTCGCGTTGCGGCTGGAAGACCGTGTGCCACGACCGCGCGGCATCAACTTCCGCACCCTTCTGCCGATCGACCAAGACGCGGACCCTAACGAGTGGCAAGAGATCACTATCCCTGTAGCCGACCTACAACCCACGTTTCGCGGCAACCGTTTGGACCCCGAGGCTTGGGCCCCGCTGGACACCTCCCAACTCGCCCGCCTCGGCCTGATCCTCAGTGACGTGGAAGACGGGCCGTACCGCCTCGAAGTCGATCGGATCGAATACTTGCGGTGATTCAGGTATTGCTCTTGAGCCACAATTTATATTCGCGTATTGCTAGGCTAGGCCTGTGATAACCGATCAAACATCGCATGTGATGTCATGTCCATCCACTAAGCGATGTCGGTTCTGTACTGCACGGCGTTCAACTTCATTGAGGAGGTGCCTATGGCTGTCAAGAAATACATCTCGAACCTCGCCCGTGCTCTGCTTGGGAAACCCTACAACAAGCTGACTGAACGCGAGAAGCGGGTGATCGATGCGATGGCGGCGGGGGAGCCGGTGGCGCAGAACGTCAATACGGTGTTTCACGAAAAATTATCCGTCGGCCAGCGGGTCGCGGACTGGATGGCGAAGGTCGCGGGGTCGTGGGGGTTCATCATCACGTTTGTGGTGATCCTGGGGAGCTGGATGACGCTCAACTCGTTCATCCTGATCCGCAACGATGTGGATGCGTTCGATCCGTACCCGTACATCCTGTTGAACCTGGTGCTGTCCACACTCGCGGCGCTGCAGGCCCCGGTGATCATGATGTCGCAGAACCGTCAATCCGAGAAGGATCGGCTCACGGCGGCGAACGCGTTTGAGGTGAGCCTGAAGACGGAGCTGGAGATTCAGCAGCTTCACAAGAAAGTGGATGAACTCACGGCCAAGCTGGTGGGAAACTCGGATGAGTCGGGGGAGAGCGAGGGGACCGGGTCGGCGTAGCCGCCCGGCTATGGGGTGATCTGAGGTTGTGGATCACATGTACCACGCCAGCATCTGGCGCCAAAACTTGGCGCGGTGGGCTTCGCCGTCCCATTCGTAGTATTGGTGGGGGATGCCTTTGCGGTGGAGGGCTTCGCTGAACTCGCGGTTGTTGGCGAGGAAGGCGTCCTCACGACCAATGACGATCGTGATGTCGAGTTTGCGGAGTTGCTCCAAACGCTCGTGGTCTTCGAGGCGGGGGATGAAGTGGCTGGGGGCGTGGTGGTAGACGAGGTCGTCGTAATGGCCGTCGAGCAGGTCGCGGAAGCTGCCGGTGTTGAGGGTGGGGTCGTATCGGCCGGAGAAGGAGATGATGCGGGAGAAAAATTGGGGTTGGCGGAGAGCGAGGGTCATGGCGTGGTAGGCGCCGAAGCTGCAGCCGTGGGCCCACATCTCGATGTGGGGGTTGAGCTTTCGGGTGAGCGGCATGACTTCGCGGAGGACGTATTCCTCGTACGCGCGGTTGCGACGCATGCGGTCGGCGGGGTTCATCCAGGTGGCGTAGAGCGCTTCGTCGTCGATGGAGTCGAGGCAGAACAGCTGCATCTGGCCGGCTTCGATGCGGGGGCGCAGCGTGCCGACGAGGCCCCAGTTTTCGTAGTCGAAGAAGCGGCCGACGCGGGTGGGGAACACGAGGACACGCGGCCCGGCGTGGCCGAAGGCGAGGAGCTCCATGTCGCGGCCGAGCGCTTGGCTGTGCCAGCGGTGGTATTCCCGCTGCATGTGGTCCTTGTGGGTTGGGGGCGTGGGTTCGGGACAGGTAGAAGATGATGAGAACAGAACGGCGATCTTTGATCGCCCGCTAAACGGGGTTGGCGTTGGCGGGTTGGGAGAGCCAGGCGACGTCGTCGCGGACGGCCTGGGCCCAGAGTTGGTAGCCGGCGGGGCTGAGGTGCAGGCCGTCGTCGGCAAAGAGTTCTTTGCGGGGATTGCCGTCGGGGCCGAGCATGCGGTCGTAGATGTCGACCCAGTCGGTGCCGGGGCGGGCACGGACGGCTTCACGGGTCCAGACGTTAACCTTGCCGATGGCTTCGCGTTTGTCCCAGCGGGCGATGCTGGGCTTGATGCTGATCCAGGCGACGGGGACGCCGGGGAGGTCGGCGTCGATTTTTTTCATCAGGGCGTGGAAGCTCTTGAGGATGGCTTCGGGTGATCGGCCGTCGCCGATGTCGTTGTCCCCGGCGTAGACGACCAGGCCGGCGGGACGCGCGGGCAGGACCATGCGTTCGAAGAAGTGGTCGCAGGCTTCGAGGGTGGACCCGCCGAAGCCGAGGTTGGCGGTCCAGGTGTGGGGGAAGTCTTGCTCGAGGGTTTCCCAGAGGCGGATGGACGAGCTGCCGTAGAAGACCACGGGGCCGGCGGGGAACTGGTTGGCCACGGCCGACTCACGGCGGGCGATCGCGTCGGCAACATCGTCTTCGTACCACTGCATGGGTTTAGCGTAGCACAGCAGCTGCGCTCGGAGGGATTCAGGCGGCGTGGAAGGTGAGTTTTCCGTGTTCGGGGCCGCAGGCTTTGCAGATGTAGGTGCGGCCCTTGGCGGGTTTGCGGTGGCGGTGGTGGGTGGTTTGGCAGCCGGGGCAGGTGGCTTGGTACTTGCCTTCGGGGGCGGCGGCGGTGGCGTTGAGGCGGTTGGGGTTGGCGCCGATGCGGAGGCAGGTGGCGCGCCAGGCGGGGCCGTGGGGGGTGTAGGTATTGGGGTGATGATCCGGGGCTTCGCTTTGCTTAGCCCTCGGCTTGGAGGGGGTGGGGGGTGGGGTTAGGGCGTGGGCGATCTCGTGGAGGATGACGTCGCGGACTTCGTGTTCGTCGTTACGGGCCACGAAGGGTGCGGAGAGTTCGATGCGTTTGGTGGTGTAGTTGCACAGGCCAAGGGCGCGTTTGCGTTGGTTGAAGCGGAAGGTCCAGCCCTCGGCGACGAGGCCGTGGGTGTGCATGAGCGACTGGGCGAGTTGGCCGGCGGAGGGCAGGTCCATGGGGGGAGTGTAGCGTGGGCCCTGTGGATCGCGTCCGCCCTATCGCGCGAAAACCGCGCCGGGGATGAGCCCGGCGCGGCAGCGGGAACTTGGAAGGTCGTTATGCCTTGCGCACGTGTTCGCTCAATACCGCAACACCGAGCTCCAGGCGTTTGACTTCACGGAGCACGCGATTGCGGTTTGAACGCATGTAGAAATAGAGCTTGATAAAGCCCGTCGCGAGGCCGAAGAAAAGCGCCGAAGTCGCCCAGATCACCGTCATCCGCAAGTCGTCGGCACGGAACATGTTCACCACCGAGACGACGAACATGATCCCCGCCAACACGGTGTCGAATAACACCATGACCAGCAGCGGGCGGGACCAACCCATAAACGCGCCACCGATTTCTTCGCGGAGGGTGTCGCGGGGGATGACCACGTCAGCGGTATCCGAGCCGAGCGATTCTTTGAGCAGGTCGTCGAGGTCGTTCATGATTGGACTCCTTCTAAAAACGGTTTGAGGTTCTGTCGTGCGGTGTGCATCCGGCTCTTCACCGTGCCGCGCGGGATGTTCAGGGCAGCAGCAATCTCGATCGTCGAGAGGTCGTCGAGGTAGTGCATCGAGAGCAGCGCCCGCTGTTCGACGGGTAGTTGTTGCAGCGCGGCCAGCACCTGCTGCACACGGTCCCGGGTTTCTTCGGCGGCGGCCGATTCGTTCGCGGCGGCCAGGTCGTCGGGCAGCGGCGCACTCCGCTTGCGGTTGCGCGACTCTTTGCGGATCCAGTCCACCGACTTGTGGTTCACGATGCGGTACGCCCAGGCGGGGAATGCTGCGGGGTCGTCGAGGCGGTGCAGGCGTTTGAGGATGCCGACCCACGCTTCCTGCGTGACGTCGCGGGCGGCCTCGGCGTTGCCGGTGACGTTGCGGGCGTGGCGCCACAGACGGGCGTGCCAGCGGTCGACCAATCGGTCTCTTGCCTCGGCCCGGCCGTCCTGTGCCGCCAGGACTAACCATTCATCCGCAACTCGGTCCGGGCTTGCCATCCCCTATAGGGTCGCTCAAGCCGGCGGGCGGTTCACGATCGGCGCATAAAAAAACCCAGCGGAGTCAAGGAATGACATCCGCCGGGCTTCCGGGGGTCGGGATTGACGTTGGCCTTAACCAACTGAGTCCGAGTATAGGCACCCCATTCCGAGGGGGTATGGGGTATCTAACTGATTTAGTCCAGTTCGAAGCGATCCAGGTTCATCACCTTGTCCCACGCCGCAACGAAGTCCTTTACAAACTTGGCTTTAGCGTCGTCACACGCGTAGACCTCGGCCAACGCGCGGAGCTGAGAATTGCTGCCGAAGACCAGATCGGCTTCGGTGGCGGTCCATTTGATCTCGCCCGAAGCATCACGGCCTTCGAGGAAATGTTCGCAGCGGGACGAAACCGCCCACTTCGTGCCCATGTCCAGCAGGTTCACGAAGAAGTCGTTGGTCAGGGTTCCGGGCTGATCGGTGAACACGCCGAGCTTGCTCTGGCCGGTGTTGGCCCCGAGGACACGGAGGCCGCCCAGCAGCACGGTCATCTCCGGGACGGTGAGGGTGAGCAGGTTGGCCTTGTCGATCAGCAGCTCGGCGGGCGAGCGCTTGTGGTCGGTGTGCAGGTAGTTGCGGAAGCCGTCGGCCGAGGGCTCGAGGTAGCCGAACGAGTGCAGGTCGGTGGTTTCCTCGGTGGCGTCGGTCCGGCCGGGGGTAAACGGCACGGTCACGTCGTGGCCCGCCTTGCGGGCGGCTTCTTCCACCGCGGCGACACCGCCGAGCACCACCAGGTCGGCAAACGAGACCTTCTTGTTGCCGGACTGCTTGGCGTTGAAGTCGGCTTGCACCTTCTCCAGCACCGGGATCACCATGGCGAGCACGGCCGGGTCGTTGGCGTCCCAGTCCTTCTGCGGCGCGAGACGGAGGCGGCCGCCGTTGGCGCCACCCCGCATGTCGGTGCCGCGGAAGCTCGACGCGGCCGCCCAGGCGGTGGCCACGTACTGCGAGATCGACGGGCCGGCGGCAAGCAGCGTGGCCTTGAGTTCAGCGACGTCGGCGTCGTCCACGAGCTCGTGGTCCACCGCCGGGACGGGGTCTTGCCACAGCTGCGGCTCGGGCACTTCCGAGCCGACCAAGCGGGCGTGGGGGCCCATGTCGCGGTGGGTCAGCTTGTACCAGGCGCGGGCGAAGGCGTCGGCAAACTGGTCGGGGTTTTCGTGGAAGCGGCGCGAGATGGGCTCGTAGATCGGGTCCATCCGCAGGGCCATGTCGGTGGTGAACATGATCGGCGCGGTGCTCTCTTCGGAGCCGTGGGGCGCGGGGACCATGTCGTCGGCTTCGGGCTTGGAGGGCACCCACTGCCACGCACCGGCCGGGCTCTTGGCGAGGTCCCAGTCGTACTTGAACAGCATGTCGAAGTAGCCGTTGTCCCACTTGGTGGGGTTGGGGGTCCAGGCGCCTTCGAGGCCGGAGGTGATGGTGTCGTTGCCCTGGCCGGACTGGTAGCTGTTCTTCCAGCCGAAGCCCTGGGCTTCGATCGCTTCGCCTTCGGGGGCGGGGCCGACGTACTCGGCGTCGCTCGCGGCGCCGTGGGCCTTACCGAAGGTGTGGCCGCCGGCGATCAGGGCGACGGTCTCTTCGTCGTTCATCGCCATGCGGGCGAAGGTTTCGCGGATGTCACGGCCAGCGGCGATCGCGCTGGGCTCACCGTTCGGGCCTTCGGGATTAACGTAGATCAGGCCCATCTGCACCGCACCCAGCGGCGTCTCGAGGATACGGTCGCCGGTGTAGCGTTCGTCGGCGAGCCATTCCTTCTCGGGGCCCCAGTACACGTCTTCTTCGGGTTCCCAGACATCCGCTCGGCCGCCGGCGAAGCCGAAGGTCTTGAAGCCCATCGACTCGAGCGCAACGTTACCCACGAGGATCATCAGGTCGGCCCAGGACAGCTTGCGGCCGTACTTCGCCTTGATCGGCCAGAGCAGGCGGCGGGCCTTGTCGAGGTTGGCGTTGTCGGGCCAGGAGTTGAGCGGGGCGAAGCGGTGCGAGCCCGAGCCCGCGCCGCCGCGGCCATCAAACACGCGGTAGGTGCCGGCCGAGTGCCAGGCGAGGCGGATCATCAGCGGGCCGTAGTGGCCCCAGTCGGCGGGCCACCAGTCCTGGCTGGTGGTCAGGACCTCTTCGATGTCTTTCTTCACCGTGGGCAGGTCGAGCGTCTGGAACTCCGCGGCGTAGTCGAAGTCTTCCTCCATCGGGTCGATGTGAGGCGAGTTCTGCTTGAGCACGCGCAGGTTGATCTGGTCGGGCCACCAGCGGTGGTTTGCACCCGAGCCGACGGTGTCGGCCTGCGGGGCGTTGGCACTGAGGTACGGGCATTGGCTGGCGTCGGACGAGGGCGTGTCGGGCATGGCGGGTTCCTTCCGAATTGAGGCGATGGATGAAAAGACGTCGCCCGCACCACCCCCCCGATGGCACCAACGACGTCGCACTAAATATAGAGCATTCCGGTCGATTCTGGTGATAATCAAGCCATATCATTTATCTATAAATATGATAATCTTGGACTATCAATGGAAATCCACCAACTTCGCTACTTCCTGGCCGTGGCCGAGCAGGGCGGGATGCGTCAGGCCGCCCGGGTCTGCCACGTCACCCAGCCGACCTTGAGCATGCAGATACAGAAACTCGAAGACGAGCTGGGGCACCGGCTGTTTGACCGCTCGTCCCGGGGGACCGAGCTCACCGAGGCGGGCCGGTCGCTGCTGCCTCGGGCGCGGAAGATCCTCGGCGAGCTGTCGGTCACGCTCGACACCGTCCGCGCCGACGTCGAGCGTGGGCGTGGCCGGCTGCGTGTCGGCGCGATCCCGACGATCGCGCCGTTTCTGTTGCCGCCCGCCGTGCGCCGGTTCCAGAAGCAAAACCCCGAGGCCGAGCTGGTCATCGCCGAGGACGTCACTGCGAGCCTCATCGAGGAACTCGTCGCCTCACGGCTGGACCTGGCGTTCATGAGCCTGCCCCTCGACGACGAACGCATCACCTTTGAACACCTCTTCGACGAACCGCTCTCGGTGGTTATGGCCAAGGAAGACCCCTTGGCCGAGCGTAAGACCGTTCGGCCGAACGACCTGGTCGACCGCCCCCCCATCGTGCTGCACGACATGCACTGTCTGGGTCAGCGGGTGCAGGCCTACTGCGAGGTCATCGGATTGGGCGAGCACGAGCAGTGGAAAGCCGCGCAGCTCGCGACCGTGCAGGAATGGGTTGCGCTCGGGCTGGGGGTTTCGCTGTTACCGCGCATGGTGGCCGAGCGCGACCGGTCGGCGAAGCGGGTGTACCGCCCGCTGGCCAAGCCCGTGCCGACGCGGGCGGTGGTCGCGGCGCACCGGGCCGATCGGCCGTTGTCGGTCTTAGGCCGGTCGTTGGTCGACGCGGTGATGCAGGATTGAACGCGTGTTGGCGTTTACCCCCCTCCCTGGAGGGAGGGGTTGGGGGAGGGTGCTGAGAACTCGGCGAATGTCGAAGACTCGACACCCCCACCCAACCTCCCCCTCAAGGGGGAGGAGTAAAGAAGGCGTTAAACGCGCCCACCGCCGTCTGGCGATCGTATAGTTTGGATGCATGAAGATCGCCTTTTTCAACACCAAACGGTACGACCGCCGGTTCTTCGACGCGGCCAATGCGCAGCATGGCCACGACATCACCTACCTCGATCCGCGGCTCGAGGTGAACTCGGCCGTGATCGCCGCCGGTCACGACGCGGCGTGTCTGTTCGTGAACGACGACGGCTCGGCCGCGGTCATCGAGGTCCTCGCCGAGCAGGGCATCAAGCACCTGGCGCTGCGCTCGGCGGGGTTCAACCACGTCGACCTCAAGGCCGCCGAGCAGGCGGTCATAACCGTCTGCCGGGTGCCGGCCTACTCGCCGCACGGCGTGGCCGAGCACGCGATCGCGCTGATGATGACGCTCAACCGCATGACCCACCGCGCGTTCAACCGGGTGCGCGAAAGCAACTTCGCGCTCGAAGGCTTACTCGGTTTCGAGATGCACGGTCGAACGGCCGGCGTCGTGGGGACCGGCAAGATCGGTGCGGCGGCGGCACGCATCCTCGCGGGTTTCGGCTGCCGGGTGCTCGCCTACGACGTTTACGAAAACGACGAGCTCAAAGCCCTCGGCGTCGAATACGTCACGCTCGATGAGCTCTTCGCCCAGAGCGAGATCATCACGCTGCACTGCCCGCTGATGCCCGAGACCGAACACCTGATCAACGCCGACACGCTCGCTCAGATGCAAGACGGCGTCATGCTCATCAATACCAGTCGGGGCAAACTCATCCACACCGACTCGGTGATCGACGCGCTCAAGACCGGACGCGTCGGCCACCTGGGCCTGGACGTCTACGAGGAAGAAGACGAGCTCTTCTTCGAGGACCACTCCGGCGACATCCTGCAGGACGACGAGTTCGCCCGCCTGCTGACGTTCCCCAACGTGCTCATCACCGGCCACCAGGCCTTCTTCACCCGGCACGCGCTGGAAGAAATCGCCAGCGTCACGCTGACGAATCTCACGCAACTTGAGCGCGGCAAACCCTGTCCCAATACACTCGCCTCCTGGTAAGCGGCGAGTGTACGGAGGCGGGTTTACGCCGTACCTGCGGGTACCTCATCCCAGGAAGGCAGCGGATCTTCGAGATCGGTCCAACCCTTGGGGCCTTCGGCCTTTTCGCTTTCGGTCAGCAGACATTCGTTCAGGGCCAGGGTGACCTTTTCTTTATCGAGGCCGATGCCGATGAAGACGATCTCCTGCCGGCAGTCGCCGCCGCTGGCTTCGTCCCACTTGGACTCGATCCACTCGCGGGTCTCGGGGTCGTCGGGCCAGTTCTCCTTGGGCACGGAGGCGAACCAGTAGCCGGCCCGCTCGATGGTCAGGCTCTTGCCAGCCGAGTTCCACATCGCGCAGAACTGCGGACGCGTCGCCATCCACGAATAGCCCTTGCTGCGGACGATGCCGGACATCATGCCGTTTTGGATCGCGTCGAGCAGCCGCTTAGGGTGGAAGGGCCGGCGGGCGTGGTACACGAAACTGGAGATGCCGTATTCCTCGGTCTCGGGGACGTGGTCGCCGTTGAGTTCCTTGAGCCAGCCGGGCATCGCGGCGGCTTTTTCTTCGTCGTAGAGGTTGGTCGCGATGATGTCGGTCGGCGAGACCGCGCCGCGGTCGGCGTGGATGATGCGTGCTTCGGGGTTGAGTTTCTTCAGCACGCCTTCCAGCCGTTTCACGACTTCCGGGCCGGCGTCTTTGACCTTGTTCACCACGATCACATTGGCGAACTCGACCTGGTCGGTGAGGAGGTCGACGACGTTGCGCTCGTCTTCCTCGCCCATGGCCTGGCCGCGGTCGAGCAGGCCGTCTTCGGTGTTGAAGTCGTCAAAGAAGTTCATCGCGTCGACCACGGTGACCATCGTGTCGAGCTCGGCGACGTCGCCGAGCGAGATGCCCTGCTCGTCACGGAAGCTGAAGGTCGTCGCGACGGGCATGGGCTCGCTGATGCCGGTGCTCTCGATGAGCAGGTAGTCGAACCGACCCTCGCGGGCCAGCTTGGCCACCTCGA
Protein-coding regions in this window:
- a CDS encoding CIA30 family protein, producing the protein MPAHAEDSASETEAAAVFLLTDYTDPQSNDRWAVVNDNVMGGRSEGDVSFDADEPGVMVMTGDINTNGGGFTSVRMNLDAELFASEAGAAVLDDLQAVRLRVRGDAASLGRPFALRLEDRVPRPRGINFRTLLPIDQDADPNEWQEITIPVADLQPTFRGNRLDPEAWAPLDTSQLARLGLILSDVEDGPYRLEVDRIEYLR
- a CDS encoding DUF1003 domain-containing protein — encoded protein: MAVKKYISNLARALLGKPYNKLTEREKRVIDAMAAGEPVAQNVNTVFHEKLSVGQRVADWMAKVAGSWGFIITFVVILGSWMTLNSFILIRNDVDAFDPYPYILLNLVLSTLAALQAPVIMMSQNRQSEKDRLTAANAFEVSLKTELEIQQLHKKVDELTAKLVGNSDESGESEGTGSA
- a CDS encoding DUF6768 family protein, whose amino-acid sequence is MNDLDDLLKESLGSDTADVVIPRDTLREEIGGAFMGWSRPLLVMVLFDTVLAGIMFVVSVVNMFRADDLRMTVIWATSALFFGLATGFIKLYFYMRSNRNRVLREVKRLELGVAVLSEHVRKA
- a CDS encoding aldo/keto reductase, with the translated sequence MNYRVLGRTGVKVHPLCLGTMNFGSFTPPEDAHAILNAYTEGGGNFVDTANVYNNGQSESIIGDWMANENNRDEFVLSTKVHGKRGENINQQGNHRWHIVREVEESLKRLKTDRIDLYHIHRPDPDTPIDQTLRALDDLVRSGKVLYLASSTFPAWELAEAHFIAKELGTARFDVEQPPLNIIDRRIEKEVLPFCQRYDVATITWAPLARGRLAGKYTRGGRSIPDGSYYQSRGKDDFPPSQWPVMEGVDKLADERGCTSSQFSIAWCLSVPGVTCPILGPRTVEQLQDNMGAADIELTQAERDAVDNLVPPGELCRDAGLGAVPR
- a CDS encoding esterase family protein produces the protein MQREYHRWHSQALGRDMELLAFGHAGPRVLVFPTRVGRFFDYENWGLVGTLRPRIEAGQMQLFCLDSIDDEALYATWMNPADRMRRNRAYEEYVLREVMPLTRKLNPHIEMWAHGCSFGAYHAMTLALRQPQFFSRIISFSGRYDPTLNTGSFRDLLDGHYDDLVYHHAPSHFIPRLEDHERLEQLRKLDITIVIGREDAFLANNREFSEALHRKGIPHQYYEWDGEAHRAKFWRQMLAWYM
- a CDS encoding RNA polymerase sigma factor yields the protein MASPDRVADEWLVLAAQDGRAEARDRLVDRWHARLWRHARNVTGNAEAARDVTQEAWVGILKRLHRLDDPAAFPAWAYRIVNHKSVDWIRKESRNRKRSAPLPDDLAAANESAAAEETRDRVQQVLAALQQLPVEQRALLSMHYLDDLSTIEIAAALNIPRGTVKSRMHTARQNLKPFLEGVQS
- the dacB gene encoding D-alanyl-D-alanine carboxypeptidase/D-alanyl-D-alanine endopeptidase — its product is MKLNIGRALRPGASWRVLVLTLTALLALPADAGLETDIQQILSGAALGKTRTAVLLVDLTTGEPLVELDADNPMVPASNMKLITTAAALTRLGPDFKFSTRLSLIPPTETEAPASASARDLAKTATLPSLLIRGEGDPAFGDPVLLAQAGFEVDDLIDIWIKAIVDTGHTRFDQLLLDDLIFDAVRVHPDWPADQLHYYYCAQIGAINFHENVMAVLPVPSDAVGQSPIVQLFPYYTGLPTQNRATTGNVDDFRIQRPNGTNRFVFLGSVRNRRSEPYRVTVDDPAMFLGKFLQYKLKQVGIRVNRVVRVKPSDRVPEQDTEILHQLNTTLAGVIDRTNQDSQNMFAEALLKRMGHELTGEPGSFRNGASAVRLYLRDKLASRVGLTAVRVSDGSGLSPNNRATARVLVEVLSAMRQDDTLGPIFAASLSHAGHNGTLRQRLRDLRADVYGKSGYLGASANYASTLSGYIVRPDGRTYAFAMLFNGFQPPITSTRIKQVQDQILTKIDESISRVRN
- a CDS encoding SprT family zinc-dependent metalloprotease, which gives rise to MDLPSAGQLAQSLMHTHGLVAEGWTFRFNQRKRALGLCNYTTKRIELSAPFVARNDEHEVRDVILHEIAHALTPPPTPSKPRAKQSEAPDHHPNTYTPHGPAWRATCLRIGANPNRLNATAAAPEGKYQATCPGCQTTHHRHRKPAKGRTYICKACGPEHGKLTFHAA
- a CDS encoding SGNH/GDSL hydrolase family protein, whose product is MQWYEDDVADAIARRESAVANQFPAGPVVFYGSSSIRLWETLEQDFPHTWTANLGFGGSTLEACDHFFERMVLPARPAGLVVYAGDNDIGDGRSPEAILKSFHALMKKIDADLPGVPVAWISIKPSIARWDKREAIGKVNVWTREAVRARPGTDWVDIYDRMLGPDGNPRKELFADDGLHLSPAGYQLWAQAVRDDVAWLSQPANANPV